The Chaetodon auriga isolate fChaAug3 chromosome 4, fChaAug3.hap1, whole genome shotgun sequence region gtgtttttcctggAATTACACAGACAAGAATTAATTAAAAGACAGGAATTAATCctaacaaagacaacaaaaattGTCACTGatcaaaatgtaaaagaagATAGagttaattttgttttttgatttgaGTATTGCGTCAGATAGTTTTGAATTCCTTAATTTAATGTCTGTTTAGTTTTAGCTGTGACAAAAAGCTTTTTGGATTTAGTTTTATCTTCTTATTATAGCGTTTGCTTCCTTAAATAACTATGCTTCTGAATAGACCGTAGCATGGTCGCTTTGGTATAGAAAAAAACCTAATTAGCACAGTAGCATACATACGCAGGAtgtacaggcaggcagagacGACCGTTAGTGAGGCCTAGCTGCCGTGGAGACCCACTTGGAGCCATCTATCTCCTTGGACAGCCAAGCTAATGGTCCAGTAATGAGGCTCGTTTATGAAGCAGTAAATACGTACATTGTGATTAGCTCTGCAGAAAGAGTAGAATAGGTGGAGCCTGGGACCTGCATTGGATGTAATGGTGAATTAGCTGCATCGTTTCCCGGCATTTCACACCATcaggagaggagacggagctctctgtctctttgttctcTCACCCCTTCACTCATCTCCAGTTGGGAGACACATAATTATTCTGTTGTTCAGGTCCCTCTCTGaatgatttaaatgaaatggCAGCCATTCCATTAACCCAGCTGAAGGTGACCTCCCCCCTCATATTTCCAtccacctgcaaacacacacccccTCCTCCAACCCCAATCTCCAGCTTCCAcccctctccagctcctctcctccataccctctgcctgtctcctctgtcctcacttGCCGCCTCTCCCTGTGTTCAatgtttccctctcctctcctccccttttcACACAGGTGTAGATTCAGCTCGCGTCAGGCAGGCGGGGCAGATTGCTGGTCAGAGCAGCACCAGGAGGCTCGGAGACTACCGAGTGAAGTTCAACTACAATGAAATCGACTTGCTCAGGTGAAATCACATTACTCAAGCCTCATCACCTTCAcattttttctatttattaAGCTTGCACCGATCCAACAGTCTGATCAGTATTGGCATGAATTAAGCTTTTTTTTGACATTGTCATAATAACATTAtgttgtttctgtatttttgttaacatacagattaaacaaagaaaatataaagTGTTAAATTTAGAGGTGCCAGTAGGCAGATTTCTTAcatttttggacagagccaggctggctgtttgcCTGTTTGATCTAGCTTTGtagttgcacacacacagaggggatcTTCATATTTCaatctcagcaagaaagcgaagGAGCACACCTCCCCATGTCAAACTTTTGCTTTAAAATGCTCCACCAGCTGCCACGTTTCCATTTGACTTACAGTTCTTAAAGTGGAGTCGGTGTGTGACTTCatcgcagtgtgtgtgtgcactcagcACTACCTGGACAGTGGAGGCTCTGTCTCCACATTATGGTCTTTATTATCAGATCTGACTGTGTTCCAGCCTCTCTTTTACCACAGCTGAGCTTCTTGAAATTCCATGATCCGGGGGCCCCCTCTCTCACACttctcatttcctgttcctgtctgctgtccagGCCAAGCAAATCAGGCTCAGATATCTACGAGTCATTCCAATTATGATcctcaataaaacacaaaatagaaTCTTTATAGAATTTCCTCCTTAATGCCTTCTAAGAGAGTGCAGGAAATTTGATATGGACAAAGTATAAGCTATTCTTTGAATCTACCAGATCAGCTAGGTTTATTGTATTTAGGTCAGGTACACTtatgtctctctttttgtctcagttcctctctctttatctctccttcagctcctctctctttcagtccctgtccctgtttgtttttctctcccttaATGTAGATAATAATTTATCTCCTAAATATCTATGTGTCCTCCTCCGCCATCAGCGCGGCCAAGACGAAGCCAGTCATTGCAGAACCAGAGATTCATGGCAGCCAGTCTTTGGATAGCGTGACGGGCTTCTTGTTGCTGATGTCAGAAGGTCTCATCAATGCCCTTGAGTCCGCCCACGGCCCCGAACAGGCCAATCAGGTCAGCAGATTCATCCTGACAGTTCCTTACCGCTTTCCCTCCgactgtttttttctggtgtCTTTTAAATCTCTGCATGaatgtttttcctccttcttttgcAAACCGCCTACTCAAACCACACATTTCATATCTTTCTTTCATCTAAACCTGTTGAAATCTTTTTTTACCCTTCCTGCCAtgtttcttccttccttctatcctttctcttttctttttcgtTGATGTCATCTTTCTGAAActacttttctgtttcttctacTCTTTGCGCTTTTTTTCTACTTCAAGTCCTGTTTTCTTTACCACATCTTCATTCTCCTGTCCTCGCATGatgcatttctttctgtcttattggtctctttttcctctcctgtgttcTCACTTTacattatttcttttcatcctcATCATGTTCTTCAGTTCTGCAACTGTAACAACAGTCCTTTTTCTCCGACcccctgtctcctctgctgtccattGTAGGAAATTGTTGCCATGGTAGCAGCAGAGCTGGCCCAGCAGACCAGTCTGGAGGCAGCGGCTCAGTCGGTGGTGGACCGCGTCAAGCGGCTGCACCATGACGTCTACGTGTCCGGCCGTCAGAGGGCGACCTACTGCTCTCGGCACGAGGACATGACCCTGCTCATCCGAACACTCAACTACCCGCTGGCTGATGGAGCGCTCACGCCCACACAGGGTAGAAAAGGGCATTCTGGGATTGGGTCACGTTTCACAGAGCACCTGCTCAGGGAACAGTTACCACACTAGCCATACCAACAATGCTCCTCATTTAAAAGAGACATATTGAAATTTTATGAGTCAGATTCTGAGAGaatatggaaaaaaatgcaatacTCTATAACAGGGGTTCAGAGACTTCTTCAACTCAACCCCCCCTCAAAGgttatgtgtttttttcagctgtaaGCACCTTgagcaaaaacacttttaaaggcCTGAAGAGTTGAAACTGTTCAGTATTTTCTAACGTAATAGCAAAGATGAATGTCTAAATACTGAGCAGAATATTATGGAgccaaaatctgttttttgctAATGATTGTCACACTTTTAGTTGGTCCCTACCCCCAGCTTTGTCgttttaaaaatgacagaaacttgATGGTACAGGATCATATTAGAGGTTAGGATATAAGAGTCATTAGAATTAGAGATGTGCCGAGCCAATCTTAGGAATCTGTATCTTAGAAATAATTGAATCTTATCAGCTTTGTAGTGTTGAACCAGGACCTCCAGGATTTGGATCAAATGGCTCAGAGAAAATAATGTGTATGTTGGTTTCTCAGTCTACAGGTCTTATTTCAATGTGTCAGATACTCAGTTAATCAACATTTAGGTAAATAATAGTGTCTGAGCGGAGCCGATGTGAAGGGACTGAGACTGGGGCCAAAAAACATCCTGAATTCTCACATCTTACgagtgtgaaaaatgaaaacatgttggaTTAGCGTCGTATTAAATTTTTAGGGCTGGTTTCTGAGACTTGGATTAAAACTAGGACCACACTGAAAACCTAACACCAGTGGAGGGCTACACttgaaaagaaatgttgaaataagGCTCGGTTCATCCACAGAGAGCAGCCAGCCTCTCCAAAAGAAATCAAAGATTTTGAGTGGAGCAGCCAAGAATCGCACATAGAGCCAAAATGACCGGTCgaggcaggaaaaaaacaattttctcCAGGTTCTCAAGGTGCCTATTTTATGCTGAGGCTGCACACtagttttcctttgtttgtcttGATGATAGCACTTGTGAAAAGTATGAAAACAACACTGGTGTagctcagctgttttcatttcagaacAATTGAACGGCATTGACCGGTTACTCTGTGATCCGTATAATTGGCTTTGAGGTGAACATTAAACATGATGTTTAACACATGTCATTACATGTGAGGGTATTTGTCTGTCCGTCTTTCAGGTGGACGTATCTACCCTGTGTCAGTGCCCTACTCCAACAGCCAGAGCACCAGTAAAACCAGTGTCACCCTCTCACTGGTCATGCCCTCTCAGAGTACCCTCACCAATGGAACCAACACTGCCTCCACGCTGGAGGAAGGCACCCCCACTCCAGGGTAAGATTGCTTTGTCTCTTGTCCGTGCTTGTTTTTCACTCCtggctccctcctcctcctgtgttgaTCTAGGTAAGCTTGATTTTAACTCCTTTGCATGCTTCTGTCTGAATGagcttgtttttttgctttttgtcacACCACCGCTGTGCTTTTGCTTCGTAAACTCGAGTCTCGCTCCCCCCGCCCCGCTGTTGTTGTGTTCACTCTGAGTGAGCCTTGTTTGACTCCATTCTTCCTCCCCTACTCAAAGTTTATTTTGGGTGTAGAGATTTTCACCTCCCTTGTCCCTCCCTGGCTAAATTTATTTTAGGTGAGCTTGATTTTGACTCCCACGCGTCCCTCCACTGCTATGCTTATTTTTGTGAAGGCATGGTTTTCACTTTGCCATTCTTCCGTCGATGGTTGTTCTGTCCATCATGCCAGGGTCTCTTTCCCAGACAAGAAAGGGAGGACTAATCAAGCACAGCTGgaaaagtattttaaaacagTGTATGTCATATACTGTAATGTAATTAAATCAGTGGTggtgatttttactgtgtgtacaGAAACACATTACACAGGAGCACTGTAATGTCCAGGAAGTCCGTTTGAAGTATCAGATTATTGTGTTAAGAGATTTGAGACTGGTGGATACTGTGCTCAGCAGGGTACTGTCCTCACAGCAAAGCAACAACACACGTCACAAGAAATGTTCTTTCAGCTTGATTATATGTCTCATTTATAACCAACATGAATGGCTGACAGCTTCCATCAGCATGTGTGGAACATGGCTATAGTCAGTGAGGCGACCTGCTTGAACGCATGTGGCTGCAGCTTTGGGTTGGCTGCTTTGGCTCGCTCATCCACAACGATTGCTTCTCTATCTCCCTGTCACTCACCGTCTGACTCACATCTATATCTCTCTTCCTCATTGGCCCCGACTTGCCAATATCCATCCCGCGTCCTACACTCTGTCCTTGCCTGTCCTTCTTCGGCTCCTGCAGCACGTTCCACCCCGCTACCTGCCAAACTTCCGTCAACATCCTGCAACCCATTATTGAActccctctttcccctctttaccccctctctcctcttcctcctctcccgctctccacctccctcttctctttttccaccacccctcctcctccccgtcctttacctctctccacctctctcctttgtctctccAACCCCAACATGGACCCCTTCCCCTTCTCTGACGCCCCCACTTTGTCCTCCTCTATTCCCGCCCTCATacatgtctcctcctcctccaccctccccaaCCAACCACctttatcctcctcctccctcttctatTCCTCTGCTCTCCCCAGCAGTCAGAGCCCCACAGCCACCCTTCAGTCCACCAACACCCAGACACagagctccagctccagctcggGAGATGGAAGCCTGTTCCGCCAGAGGGGCAGCCAGGCGGCGCAGCCTGACGAGACGGGCAGGGTCCCGCCTTACGTGGACTTCAGTCAATTTTACCTCCTTTGGGGAAGTGACCACAGCGACAGCCAGAGCACCCAAGGGGGACTAGGACCTCAGTGAGAAGGGGTGCTGGGTGCCAGTTGAAGAGAGCTGGACTGGGTTTTCTGGCAGCACATGGATTGAGAAGGGACAGAGTTATCAAGAGGTGGTTGGGATGACTGATAAAATGCTAATAATGTATCATACAGTAACTAAAAATAGTGACCTGAAGGTGCATGGGGAAGCATGGTGGAAGGACTGGGCTTCTCAAGGTCTTGCCATCTTGCCACTGGTAAAGCCAGTGGGCAAAGAATAATcctgaaacagtgaaaaaacaatgtCACTACACACCACAGAGTAATGATTGCTCCTTGTAATAGATGCTGGTCATGAGTGATTGTGAATATATGTAATCCAGATTGTTATAGATGTAAAAACATGTATCTGCAAACCGAAATCTCATAGACTGGAGCGTTTGTGGAGTTGGGAATGAATACATACTGTGTAAGGCCTTAAAGTGGAATGAATGGATGCGTTTGaaagtacttttttttatttgtaatgaaACTATATCTCCAAGTTAATCAATAGGCTCTCTGGGCTTCTCTTCATATTTGCACTTAAAACATTTGAACATCTCTTgcctgaaatatttcatttcagtggGCTCATGATTGTTCATTTGGTGGCTATGACGatgacaaaaatgtattttgataaTGCACATCCCAGAGTTTCATTCGACAGCTTCTTTCACACAAGGTCCCGGGTAGATTACCCTTTCAGGCACTGCAAGTCATTTTCACAATTCAGACATTCAGCTacattcaggaacatttccatcTTGTGCCCTTTCGCACAGTAATGCTGGAAAAGATGGGGCCAGGGACAGTCCAGCAGGTGGTGGTAACGAAACACGGCTGCCatgaaactcaacagaagaaggAGCTGGGGCGAGGCTGGAGAAATGTGATGACGTCtcttattattttcattgttcttGTAAGGTATTTAATCTTCAACAAGTTTGCGAGACACGTAATGTTTTTCTGGGCTGTTCTTGAAATCGCTCCAGTCTTTTCATCAGACCAACCCTTTTCGTGCTTGTCCCTGCAGTATTACTGCTTTTACACACAACGCACCCGGAACCGGCATTTCCCCTGAAATGCTGCAAGGTCTTCAAGTGGGAAATTGGTGCAACAGATTTTCCCTGCTCCCATTCACGCATGACCCCATGTAATAAATGTTGTGAACATTTCAGGCACAGacagcatgtgtgaaaaggGCTTCAATGGCACAGGTGtttgtggaggagcagcagagcaccTTGCCAGTAATTAATAGCAAGAAGAGCAACTCATCTTTACAGCTGCATTTACTTAGAGGATGATTAAGCATTAGAGTTTTCTGGGGAGGAAAATGAGGCACAAGTGaatcctttttttctgaaagaaaatgtgctaACATCAGTTTGTTAGCCACAACCAGCCAACAAGCCATTTATCTCACCTACTTCAAATCCtaatttcctgtgtgtgcacgGGTAATTTTCTGGatttggaaatggaaatgagtaTATAGAGAAGCACTTACAGAATGTAAATGCACTGAATGACTGCTGCAGCATTAATGACAACATCGAATGTGGTATTTTAGATACACTAAAAGTCTTTGAAGAGACcttaagaaaatgtaatttgatGTCAGGAGTGTTTGGAACTCGTGTAAAAAGTATAATTTCCAACATCGTGCTATACATGTATTTTTGAAATTACGCAGTTTCAAGTCCTTGGTTCTAAATTTCCATAGCAAGAAGAAATGCTAACAGTTCAGCTGTATGAGATGGAGGACTGTCACCGGACACAAATGTAAATCCAACAACCAAAACACTGAAGGTTTTCAGGGATCAATCATGAAGTGATTCAGTGGCTGCATAATACAAGACATACCACAGCATGAGGAGAGTATGAGATGTGGGAGAGGTGGCCTACTGGAAGCTGCTTTGAATCAGAGAGCTGAAGTGTATCAGAGTTTAAAGGTCTGAGTCCTGGACCATGAAGCCTGATCTGCTCTTTCAACATGATGTGGAAGTGGACCTCTCTGACACCTCGGCAGTGTGACATCGATGGATGGGGAGGATCAGCGACTTGAGCGCCAAGAGACTGTGTTCACAGCACAGTGGAGCCAAAACATAATCGACCATCATTGCGGGGCGGGGTCGGTCAGGGGGAGCTGAGTGAATGTTGGAACAAGTGGAGCCATCCGTCAAACAGTCATCACTCTGGTTTTTCCCATCTCTTCATTTCAGAATCACCTTTGAATCTTAGAAAGGATTAAGTTGAGAAAACGTGTTTCACATGCGACCAATGGTGGATGTACAAATATACCAGCTGTGGCTGCATGGAGGTCTGGTGAAAGAAGTCCGTCTCCTCCAGCGTGAAAGGCAAGCTGACCAGAGATGTGTCTCCTCTGTGATTTCAAAGAATCTGCATTCAAACTATTTACGCCGTTTAAACTTGGAAATATCTCGGCGTGAAATTGCATTGTATGCGTTTAGCTAGCCAGTCACCATGCAGCGTTATTTCAGTGGCTAATCTCATTCCCTAAATTAACTTCACGCTGTTATGAAACCCTAATTGGCTTAATCAGGGAAGTgattagaaaacacaaaaaaaagtagTAAATGGGAGAAAAATGATTTCCCATTAAACCTTCAAATCACCAACTTGGAGCCGTACTGTAACACAGAGCTGTTTAGTATCACAGCAGACTCAGGGTGCGTTACTAATTGCCCATTTTAGGGATAATTGGTGTTTTCCTCCTGCTTAGGCCAAGACCCGATTCTTGAAAAGTGGGTTCAATTAACTTTATTGCTCCttgtggaaaatgaaagaaaatgaaaagtcaggtgAACGTTGAGAGGTTGAAACGAGCCGCCACCCTCACCACCGTCTCTGCGTGCAGTCCTGTCCTAAAGGAAGTCCACTGCAGACACGCTCAGCACTCTGTACTCtctgtgcatgttgtgtttttcatgctgtACAATATTAATCTGCACCATGCTGGGAGATCACAGTAGTGCCTTGCTGAAGGGTTTTCTAAAAGCACATGTTCATGCGTAGTTGTGATGAATGGCTTCAGGGAGAGCTCCGTGTAAGCGCTGTGGCCCTGGATGTTAATACTCACAGGCTCTGCTCAGGGTTGAGACATTTAACACTTAACCTTCTTCACATAAACAACAAAACCTCAGTTGTAAAGGCGTAAAAGTTTGCACACTGTTTGATCATGTACAACTAATCTTAATCAATAATTGATTCCTTCTTTGAGAACGCAAACGAGGCAAGATACAAACCACAGTGAGCTTGATGACCGTGACTGCCTAATAAGAACTTCACGTTGACCTTCTGCGTTGTGAGGATAGAAGATGGTGCACACATCCCGTCCAATAGTACAATAAAAGTCacgaagaaagaaagaaggatcTGCAAACAAAGGGAAGGTGGAAAAGTTTCTTCTTGTTCCAGCTGTGCTGAAAGACAGTTTACTCACTCAAAACATGTTCTGGCCAGTCAGAGTTACATCACCGACAGTCAGCGGAGGAAGAATATTCACAGCTCATCCTTATCTTCAAGTAGCCGCACCTCAAGATGAACGTACTGCACTGCAGACGTCCTGGTTTcgagcagaggcagcagaatggctcctgtctgtgttttctgaaggGATTATTCGTAGTGATGCGTTACTATGCACGTAGCATTGTATGTCAGAGCTGGTTAAAGATACCTGTTAAGTACTGTAGACATGTAAAATCAGCTAACACGATCAGGTCTTTGAACATGAGCTGTTGCTCTTTTACTCCAGTGTATTTTAGGTTTAGAAACCCTCATGCTGAGTCCCTCACTGACTTGTTTTAACCAGCCCATCAGATGGCAATGTGGAGCTAGATTTCCAGATCTGTCACAGACCGCGCTGACAGAGTACCTTCAAGTAGCAACCTGTCCTGTCTGTTTGATTTTGGGCACCCAAATGGTTAAATAACCAACTATCCTCTAACCTGAGGCTGACAGGCTTATTCACTATGACTCCATGCAATGTTAAACATTGTGCAAGACACTTGGTGCATTGTTGATCCTGTTCCTGTTGTGTCAGCAGATATGTATTAAAAAAGAAGCCATAAAAGGCAGTAAAAAAGAAGTTATCCTCCAACCTCTTCTTGCATCATTACTCACAGGATAGGAGTTAAACAGTTACCAGCCAAAGGATGTggactgctgtgtttgttgagCCCACGCTCACCTGATTCTTCTCACCTTTAATGGCAGAGCTTGTTAGTGTCACCTGGAAGCAGCAGTGCAGGATACAGCACAGGGGATGGTGCGCCAGGAGGTGAACGACACACTCCGGCTAAACTACTGCACGTTGGATGCGAGATTTCGGAGGTAAATACACAAGACTTTATCAGTTATACTCTGGAATATCTGTGTGGGTGAGGaacagagctgtgtttgtgtgcaaacagATGCAGGCGTGACAGCACGTCTGCCACTAAGCTGGTAGTGAAGGAGAAATCCTGTGATCTCCATTCTGTCAAGTGTCTGTAGATTCTCGCTGAGAGCGTAATGAAGTCTGACGCTTTGTCTCTGAGTGTAAACACTGCCGGTGAAGTTTTTTAGCATGCGGCCTGTGTGTTTGGAACTGTCATGGGATTTGTGACTTGTTTTAAAGGCACTGATGGACATCTGTTCAGCGGCAGCTCTGGTTCCTGACAAGTCCTTTTAGAGAGAATTAGACACAAGACGTTCTCCTCTACAGGTACAGAGCGTTCAGCGAATCAGTGACCGTCTGACATTTCAGTACACCACAAAGTGTGCTGGTCATGGAGACTGTTTCCAGCgaaaatgtcttaaaacatATGGTGGCATTTtgttaaatgtgacattttagaaaatatgcGTTTGAGCTTTCTCGCAGGTAACTGGATGAGAAAATCGATCTCGCGTATCTGTCCGTAAGATATGAAGCTGGAGGCAGTCAGCAGTTAGCTCATCTTAGCCCTGCACTAGAACTAGAACATGAGGACAGCTTAAAGTGAAAACCTCCACCCACCGGCGCTCATGAAGATCATGGATTAACACTTTTATATCTCATTTGTCTCTCACATGGGAGTGTTATTGATCATACCCACTAACTCTTGGcaaaaaaaatagcaaatagGTaagtttcccaaaatgttgatcTATAAGACAATCTATTGTATTATTaagtctttttttgttgttgttactttTATATTACTTTTTCAAACAATTGTTGTacacattctgtgtttgtctgtatgtttaattgctacggcaaaaaaaaaaaaaaaaaaaaaaaaaaaatcccagattaggatcaataaagaagccGTCTAAAGTCATAAAGCTTTTAACAATTTTATGGGGGGATCAAGACTACTTAGGCTATGTAGTGTACACTTCAGACATTACTCTTTATGTAGCCTCAGATAAACTCATATAAACCAGAAATGTGccctttctcacacacatccatatCTCTGTAACCTTTCCTTGAGTTCAGCCTGATGGTCTATCTCCAACTCCAAATTTCTGCCTTGTCACTGCGGAATTTTATCTGAGGGAATTTCAGCGGTTGCAGAGGTGAAGTCTGTAGCCAACAGTAACAGTTCGGTTTGTCTGGACTCAGATGAAACTCCTCCATAACCTTCATATCTCTGGTGTCATCTGAAAACTCTCCtttgctgaatattttacattCTGTATttggaggtctgtgtgtgtgaatgtgcagcGCTCGCTGAAAATGAGATCCATGTCGAAAATCCACAGagttttcccttttctcctgaTCTTGGGCTTTTTGAGCAGGTAGGCTTTCATATGTGGAGACAGGAGCCGGCTGTTTCGAGCCAAT contains the following coding sequences:
- the tab1 gene encoding TGF-beta-activated kinase 1 and MAP3K7-binding protein 1 isoform X2 — its product is MAAQRRNLMQSHQSWTDDLPLCQMCGVGTAPNCVYGPDGKGTQSHTNEDGHLRFRGEDGCFLYGVFNGYDGSRVASFASQCLTAELLLGQLNSSHTDNDVRRILTQAFDVVEKSYFETIDDALAEKAHLSNYLLPHNENVSFHHSSQNQKVQERLKELEQEVSGGATAVVALILNNKLFIANVGTNRALLCKSSSDGQNQVLQIGRPHSTDNDDELQRLAALGVDSARVRQAGQIAGQSSTRRLGDYRVKFNYNEIDLLSAAKTKPVIAEPEIHGSQSLDSVTGFLLLMSEGLINALESAHGPEQANQEIVAMVAAELAQQTSLEAAAQSVVDRVKRLHHDVYVSGRQRATYCSRHEDMTLLIRTLNYPLADGALTPTQGGRIYPVSVPYSNSQSTSKTSVTLSLVMPSQSTLTNGTNTASTLEEGTPTPGQSPTATLQSTNTQTQSSSSSSGDGSLFRQRGSQAAQPDETGRVPPYVDFSQFYLLWGSDHSDSQSTQGGLGPQ
- the tab1 gene encoding TGF-beta-activated kinase 1 and MAP3K7-binding protein 1 isoform X1, which translates into the protein MAAQRRNLMQSHQSWTDDLPLCQMCGVGTAPNCVYGPDGKGTQSHTNEDGHLRFRGEDGCFLYGVFNGYDGSRVASFASQCLTAELLLGQLNSSHTDNDVRRILTQAFDVVEKSYFETIDDALAEKAHLSNYLLPHNENVSFHHSSQNQKVQERLKELEQEVSGGATAVVALILNNKLFIANVGTNRALLCKSSSDGQNQVLQIGRPHSTDNDDELQRLAALGVDSARVRQAGQIAGQSSTRRLGDYRVKFNYNEIDLLSAAKTKPVIAEPEIHGSQSLDSVTGFLLLMSEGLINALESAHGPEQANQEIVAMVAAELAQQTSLEAAAQSVVDRVKRLHHDVYVSGRQRATYCSRHEDMTLLIRTLNYPLADGALTPTQGGRIYPVSVPYSNSQSTSKTSVTLSLVMPSQSTLTNGTNTASTLEEGTPTPGSQSPTATLQSTNTQTQSSSSSSGDGSLFRQRGSQAAQPDETGRVPPYVDFSQFYLLWGSDHSDSQSTQGGLGPQ
- the tab1 gene encoding TGF-beta-activated kinase 1 and MAP3K7-binding protein 1 isoform X3; translated protein: MAAQRRNLMQSHQSWTDDLPLCQMCGVGTAPNCVYGPDGKGTQSHTNEDGHLRFRGEDGCFLYGVFNGYDGSRVASFASQCLTAELLLGQLNSSHTDNDVRRILTQAFDVVEKSYFETIDDALAEKAHLSNYLLPHNENQKVQERLKELEQEVSGGATAVVALILNNKLFIANVGTNRALLCKSSSDGQNQVLQIGRPHSTDNDDELQRLAALGVDSARVRQAGQIAGQSSTRRLGDYRVKFNYNEIDLLSAAKTKPVIAEPEIHGSQSLDSVTGFLLLMSEGLINALESAHGPEQANQEIVAMVAAELAQQTSLEAAAQSVVDRVKRLHHDVYVSGRQRATYCSRHEDMTLLIRTLNYPLADGALTPTQGGRIYPVSVPYSNSQSTSKTSVTLSLVMPSQSTLTNGTNTASTLEEGTPTPGSQSPTATLQSTNTQTQSSSSSSGDGSLFRQRGSQAAQPDETGRVPPYVDFSQFYLLWGSDHSDSQSTQGGLGPQ
- the tab1 gene encoding TGF-beta-activated kinase 1 and MAP3K7-binding protein 1 isoform X4; the encoded protein is MAAQRRNLMQSHQSWTDDLPLCQMCGVGTAPNCVYGPDGKGTQSHTNEDGHLRFRGEDGCFLYGVFNGYDGSRVASFASQCLTAELLLGQLNSSHTDNDVRRILTQAFDVVEKSYFETIDDALAEKAHLSNYLLPHNENQKVQERLKELEQEVSGGATAVVALILNNKLFIANVGTNRALLCKSSSDGQNQVLQIGRPHSTDNDDELQRLAALGVDSARVRQAGQIAGQSSTRRLGDYRVKFNYNEIDLLSAAKTKPVIAEPEIHGSQSLDSVTGFLLLMSEGLINALESAHGPEQANQEIVAMVAAELAQQTSLEAAAQSVVDRVKRLHHDVYVSGRQRATYCSRHEDMTLLIRTLNYPLADGALTPTQGGRIYPVSVPYSNSQSTSKTSVTLSLVMPSQSTLTNGTNTASTLEEGTPTPGQSPTATLQSTNTQTQSSSSSSGDGSLFRQRGSQAAQPDETGRVPPYVDFSQFYLLWGSDHSDSQSTQGGLGPQ